A genomic window from Paramormyrops kingsleyae isolate MSU_618 chromosome 23, PKINGS_0.4, whole genome shotgun sequence includes:
- the LOC111848281 gene encoding E3 ubiquitin-protein ligase RNF19A-like — MNLQQRSMGSDRDLHSATSSVSLASVRKAPRKRRLSLRSFFRREPKRRSRDLGVDGIASVESIRSEMCMDRARGNSGSSSSCSSRSSPQPPPGELLECPLCLLRHARDCFPDIMTCPHRSCADCLRQYLRIEISESRINISCPECAERLNPHDIRTILADRALMEKYEEFMLRRWLVADPDCRWCPAPDCGYAVIAFGCASCPKITCGREGCGTEFCYHCKQLWHPNQTCDAARQQRAQSLQLRSLRSSSLSYSQESGAIADDIKPCPRCAAYIIKMNDGSCNHMTCAVCGCEFCWLCMKEISDLHYLSPSGCTFWGKKPWSRKKKILWQLGTLVGAPVGIALIAGIAVPAMIIGIPVYVGRKIHSRYEGKDVSKHKRNLVIAGGVTLSVIVSPVVAAVTVGIGVPIMLAYVYGVVPISLCRSGGCGVSARSGRGVRIEFDDENDMNAANGTAPADSTSAAEARNNPSIGEGSVGGLTGSLSVSGSHMDRVGAIRDNLSETASTTALAGGSITGSLSGSAMVRLEVQADVQKERHSLSGESGTVSLGTPSDCASTRAMAGSVLSTYAPLDRDSNGMEVQVDVECRTGKLRHHSGGSGVDEAGSGWRGPGVPRWARDSSSSSGRKSKARLRRKAGEMCEDMEAQLLSQRSGTSSECDSPSLSGSLPSVAESHCSRCSEPPEVELDPPRAPPSPEGACEPPDQAHSEQNETP, encoded by the exons ATGAACCTGCAGCAGCGGTCAATGGGATCCGATCGCGACCTGCACTCGGCGACCTCGTCGGTCAGCCTGGCCTCCGTCAGGAAGGCCCCACGGAAGCGCCGGCTCTCACTGCGCTCCTTCTTCCGGCGTGAGCCCAAGCGCCGCTCCCGCGACCTTGGCGTAGATGGCATCGCCAGCGTGGAGAGCATCCGCTCTGAGATGTGCATGGATAGGGCGAGGGGGAACTCCGGCTCCTCGTCGTCGTGTTCGTCGCGCTCCTCTCCGCAGCCTCCCCCCGGAGAGCTCCTGGAGTGCCCGCTGTGCCTGCTGCGACATGCACGGGACTGCTTCCCCGACATCATGACCTGCCCCCACCGCTCCTGTGCCGACTGCCTGCGCCAGTATCTGCGCATCGAGATCTCAGAGAGCCGCATCAACATCAGCTGCCCCGAGTGTGCCGAGCGCCTCAACCCACACGACATCCGCACCATCTTGGCCGACCGCGCCCTTATGGAGAAGTATGAGGAGTTCATGCTGCGGCGCTGGTTGGTGGCTGACCCCGACTGCCGCTGGTGCCCTGCGCCAGACTGCGG GTATGCAGTCATAGCCTTTGGCTGCGCCAGCTGCCCCAAAATCACATGCGGCAGGGAGGGCTGTGGGACGGAGTTCTGCTACCACTGCAAGCAGCTGTGGCATCCGAACCAGACATGCGATGCGGCacgccagcagagggcacagaGCCTGCAACTGCGGAGCCTGCGCTCCTCCTCCCTCAGCTACAGTCAGGAGAGTGGGGCTATTG CGGACGACATCAAGCCCTGTCCTCGTTGTGCCGCCTACATCATCAAGATGAATGATGGTAGCTGCAACCACATGACCTGCGCCGTGTGTGGGTGTGAGTTCTGCTGGCTGTGCATGAAGGAGATCTCCGACCTGCACTAtctcag CCCATCTGGATGCACCTTCTGGGGCAAGAAGCCCTGGAGCCGCAAGAAGAAGATCCTGTGGCAGCTGGGCACGCTGGTGGGCGCCCCAGTGGGCATCGCGCTCATTGCAGGCATCGCTGTCCCTGCCATGATCATTGGCATCCCCGTGTACGTGGGGAGGAAG attcACAGTCGCTATGAAGGGAAGGACGTCTCAAAGCACAAGAGGAACCTGGTGATTGCAGGCGGTGTCACATTGTCTGTCATAGTCTCCCCCGTGGTGGCTGCAGTCACAGTCG GCATCGGGGTGCCCATAATGCTGGCCTACGTCTACGGGGTGGTGCCCATCTCGCTGTGCCGCAGCGGCGGCTGCGGCGTGTCGGCCCGTAGCGGCAGGGGCGTGCGCATCGAGTTCGACGACGAGAACGATATGAATGCAGCAAACGGAACGGCGCCCGCAG ACTCCACCTCAGCAGCGGAGGCGCGGAACAACCCCAGCATTGGCGAGGGCAGCGTGGGCGGCCTGACGGGCAGCCTGAGCGTCAGCGGGAGCCACATGGACCGTGTGGGGGCCATACGGGACAACCTGAGCGAGACGGCCAGCACCACGGCTCTGGCAGGGGGTAGCATCACCGGCAGCCTGTCGGGCAGCGCCATGGTCAG GCTGGAGGTACAAGCGGATGTTCAGAAGGAGCGACACAGCCTGAGCGGGGAGTCCGGCACCGTCAGCCTGGGGACGCCCAGCGACTGCGCCAGTACCAGGGCCATGGCAGGCTCCGTCCTGAGCACCTATGCGCCCCTTGACAG GGATAGTAACGGCATGGAGGTGCAGGTGGATGTCGAGTGCAGAACCGGCAAACTGCGTCACCACAGCGGTGGGAGCGGCGTGGACGAGGCTGGCAGCGGGTGGCGTGGCCCGGGGGTGCCCAGGTGGGCCAGGGACtcgtcctcctcctctggaAGGAAGAGCAAGGCCAGGCTGCGCAGGAAAGCTGGGGAGATGTGTGAGGACATGGAGGCCCAGTTGCTAAGCCAACGCAGTGGCACCTCCAGTGAGTGCGACTCGCCCTCCCTGAGCGGCAGCCTGCCCTCCGTGGCCGAGTCGCACTGCAGCCGCTGCTCCGAGCCGCCCGAGGTGGAGCTCGACCCCCCACGGGCTCCCCCATCCCCCGAGGGCGCCTGCGAGCCCCCCGATCAAGCGCATTCAGAGCAAAACGAGACGCCTTAA